In one window of Streptomyces kaniharaensis DNA:
- a CDS encoding AfsR/SARP family transcriptional regulator, with amino-acid sequence MLFRVLGELEVEDGTGDRAVRGVRLRSLLAVLLLHPNQPLTTDRLQDALWGEEPPESGAAAVHNLVARLRRTLSDGDGGRLTATPLGYRLDVADDELDSRLFEGHLDAARDAVLGGDWESVHRETSAALALWRGAPLAELPDLADAGPARERWQEARLQALEWRLDADLHLGRSTGLVPELTRLVDEHPLRETFHQQLMLALHRAGRRAQALAAYRRLHRTLRDELGVEPGRAAQKIHQDILSAGEPEPAPTPTPEPAPEPAPQTPSAPEPARLGQLPSDTTDFTGREAELGQLRDHLAAAATGSGPSVLAVCGMGGVGKTALAVRAAHQAKDLFPDGQLYVDLRGFGNGEPRQAHEVLARFLSDLGAEQHGQLPAAHTDDRAAQLRAALADQRVLLLLDNARDAQHLLPLLPGDGRSAVLATSRNTLGDLPGAVQIRLEPLDVEDQRRLLSAVCGAERVCADPDSALRLLAACGGLPLALRIVAARLAARPVWSLDTLAQCVSDDGRRLRSLAAGRLSVRDTFASSYVALRDGGDVVEREAARLFRLLGLWPGLVFGVEQAAALVQRSTADAADLLELLVDYHLLQSPQPWRYRFHDLLSEYAAERAGEEERPEDRDAARVRLMVWYLGALERSRAAILSGHTLSAVLEDTPAAPLPVFAGAQEATWWCTRELANIKEVVRQAATSSRPDLAWRITFGLSGYDTLCFWTGETDDLKAMALRAAREHGDLVGQTRMLARIGVVHGMAYRNREAIEALEAALEAAERTHRTDLVTDILRNLAVAHNHALDGAAGLAYAQRAIEYDPAIAQEGFTVATMAFSHLHMQDYAAAEPGFRRALQIWRDHGNLHNTAVTLANLGDTLRGLDRREEALAALEEARQIHERTRNHEALADCLVVTGRTHRHFGEWDDAAVCFQRAADLAREHDLRALSAQAREGLAEIDRLRGRRPEDTSRHR; translated from the coding sequence ATGCTTTTTCGCGTACTCGGCGAGCTGGAAGTCGAGGACGGCACCGGGGACCGCGCCGTCCGGGGTGTGCGGCTGCGCTCGCTCCTGGCCGTCCTGCTGCTGCACCCGAACCAGCCGCTCACCACCGACCGGCTCCAGGACGCCCTGTGGGGAGAGGAACCGCCCGAGTCCGGGGCGGCGGCGGTGCACAACCTGGTGGCGCGGCTACGCCGCACGCTGTCCGACGGCGACGGCGGCCGGCTCACGGCCACACCGCTCGGCTACCGGCTCGACGTCGCCGACGACGAACTCGACAGCCGGCTCTTCGAAGGCCACCTCGATGCGGCCCGGGACGCCGTACTCGGCGGCGACTGGGAGTCCGTCCACCGGGAGACGTCCGCCGCCCTGGCACTGTGGCGCGGCGCCCCGCTCGCCGAACTGCCCGACCTCGCCGACGCCGGCCCGGCGCGCGAGCGGTGGCAGGAGGCGCGACTGCAGGCCCTCGAATGGCGCCTCGACGCGGATCTGCACCTGGGCCGATCCACCGGGCTCGTCCCCGAACTGACCCGGCTCGTCGACGAACACCCGCTGCGCGAGACCTTCCACCAGCAGCTGATGCTCGCCCTCCACCGCGCCGGCCGCCGCGCCCAGGCCCTGGCCGCCTACCGGCGCCTGCACCGGACCCTGCGCGACGAACTCGGCGTCGAACCGGGACGCGCCGCCCAGAAGATCCACCAGGACATCCTCTCCGCCGGCGAGCCCGAACCGGCACCCACACCGACGCCCGAACCTGCGCCCGAACCGGCGCCGCAGACCCCGTCCGCACCAGAACCCGCGCGCCTTGGACAACTCCCCTCCGACACAACCGACTTCACCGGACGCGAGGCAGAACTGGGACAACTCCGCGACCACCTCGCGGCAGCCGCCACAGGCAGCGGCCCGTCCGTGCTGGCCGTCTGCGGCATGGGCGGCGTCGGCAAGACCGCACTCGCCGTCCGGGCCGCGCACCAGGCCAAGGACCTGTTCCCGGACGGGCAGCTCTACGTCGACCTGCGCGGCTTCGGCAACGGCGAGCCGCGCCAGGCCCACGAGGTCCTGGCCCGCTTCCTGTCCGACCTCGGCGCCGAACAGCACGGCCAACTGCCGGCCGCACACACCGACGACCGGGCCGCCCAGCTGCGCGCCGCCCTCGCCGACCAGCGGGTCCTGCTGCTGCTCGACAACGCCCGTGACGCGCAGCACCTGCTGCCGCTGCTGCCCGGCGACGGGCGCAGTGCCGTGCTGGCGACCAGCCGCAACACGCTCGGTGACCTGCCGGGCGCGGTTCAGATCCGGCTGGAGCCGCTGGATGTGGAGGACCAGCGGCGTCTGCTGTCGGCGGTGTGCGGCGCCGAGCGGGTGTGTGCCGACCCGGACAGCGCCCTGCGGTTGCTGGCGGCCTGTGGCGGGCTGCCGCTGGCGTTGCGGATCGTCGCGGCCCGGCTGGCCGCCCGTCCGGTGTGGTCCCTGGACACGTTGGCGCAGTGCGTGAGCGATGACGGCCGGCGGCTGCGGTCGCTGGCGGCGGGGCGTCTGAGTGTGCGGGACACCTTCGCGTCCAGCTATGTGGCGTTGCGCGACGGCGGCGATGTGGTGGAGCGTGAGGCGGCCCGGTTGTTCCGGTTGCTGGGTCTGTGGCCGGGTCTGGTGTTCGGCGTGGAGCAGGCCGCCGCGCTGGTGCAGCGTTCCACTGCGGACGCGGCCGATCTGCTGGAGCTGCTGGTGGACTACCACCTGCTTCAGAGCCCGCAGCCGTGGCGCTACCGCTTCCACGACCTGCTGAGCGAGTACGCGGCCGAACGCGCCGGTGAGGAGGAGAGGCCCGAGGACCGTGATGCGGCACGGGTCAGGCTCATGGTCTGGTACCTCGGGGCGCTGGAGCGGAGCAGGGCGGCGATCCTCTCCGGCCACACGCTCAGCGCCGTCCTGGAGGACACCCCGGCCGCGCCGCTGCCCGTCTTCGCGGGCGCGCAGGAGGCCACGTGGTGGTGCACCCGGGAGCTGGCCAACATCAAGGAGGTGGTGCGCCAGGCGGCCACATCGTCGCGGCCCGATCTCGCCTGGCGGATCACCTTCGGCCTTTCCGGATACGACACCCTGTGTTTTTGGACCGGTGAGACCGACGACCTCAAGGCCATGGCGCTGAGAGCGGCCCGCGAGCACGGCGACCTGGTCGGCCAGACCCGGATGCTCGCCCGGATCGGCGTCGTCCACGGCATGGCCTACCGCAACCGGGAGGCCATCGAGGCACTGGAAGCCGCCCTCGAAGCGGCCGAGAGGACCCACCGCACGGACCTCGTCACCGACATCCTGAGAAACCTCGCCGTCGCCCACAACCACGCGCTGGACGGCGCGGCAGGCCTCGCCTACGCGCAGAGAGCCATCGAATACGACCCCGCGATCGCGCAGGAGGGCTTCACGGTGGCCACCATGGCCTTCTCCCACCTGCACATGCAGGACTACGCCGCGGCCGAGCCCGGGTTCCGGCGCGCACTGCAGATCTGGCGCGACCACGGCAACCTTCACAACACCGCGGTCACCCTGGCCAACCTCGGCGACACCCTGCGGGGCCTGGACCGACGCGAGGAAGCCCTCGCCGCGCTGGAGGAGGCCCGCCAGATCCACGAGCGGACGAGGAACCACGAAGCCCTCGCGGACTGCCTGGTCGTCACCGGCCGCACCCACCGCCACTTCGGCGAGTGGGACGACGCGGCGGTCTGCTTCCAGCGGGCCGCCGACCTCGCCCGCGAACACGACCTGCGCGCGCTGAGCGCGCAGGCCCGCGAAGGCCTCGCCGAAATCGACCGGCTGCGCGGGCGCCGCCCTGAGGACACGAGCCGCCACAGGTAG
- a CDS encoding sugar ABC transporter permease, with translation MSAADPRLLVRSAGLKGYLDELRRRLSGGELGSAPVVIGLALIAVIFQSVTGHFLQADNLTNITKYIAGPGLIAVGVVFVLLLGEIDLSLGSLAGVCAAVSSVLAVRQGVNEWLAVAAGLAVVCAMGALHGFFFARVGVPALVVTLAGMLAWSGLQDYVLGDLGTINNRHDGLIASLDTAFLGDGDVAYAWALAVLAPALYVLAQLRTARRRAAAGLTARPVGDIALRTGALAALTLPLAYTLNQDRGLPLPLVVLVGVVVLTDFVLRRTAYGRQVFAVGGGVEAARRAGINVAWVRISVYMISAALAGLGGLFIASQQGSADKMLGGGNVLMSAIAAAVIGGTSLFGGRGKTWSALLGILVIQSITTGLDMVHAAQAIQYMITGAVLLAAVVLDSVSRRTRASAART, from the coding sequence GTGTCTGCTGCTGATCCGCGTTTGTTGGTGCGTTCGGCGGGTCTGAAGGGTTATCTGGATGAGCTGCGGCGGCGTTTGTCGGGGGGTGAGCTCGGTTCTGCGCCGGTGGTGATCGGTCTTGCGCTGATCGCGGTCATTTTCCAGAGTGTCACCGGGCATTTCCTTCAGGCTGACAACCTTACGAACATCACGAAGTACATTGCCGGGCCGGGGTTGATCGCGGTCGGTGTGGTGTTCGTTCTTCTGCTGGGTGAGATCGATCTGTCGCTCGGTTCGCTGGCCGGTGTGTGTGCGGCGGTCTCATCGGTGCTTGCGGTGCGTCAGGGTGTGAACGAGTGGCTTGCGGTTGCCGCGGGCCTGGCTGTGGTGTGTGCGATGGGCGCGCTGCACGGTTTCTTCTTCGCTCGTGTCGGTGTGCCGGCTCTGGTGGTCACGCTTGCCGGCATGCTCGCGTGGAGTGGTCTGCAGGATTACGTTCTCGGGGATCTCGGCACGATCAACAACCGTCATGACGGTCTCATCGCTTCCCTCGACACCGCGTTCCTCGGCGATGGTGATGTCGCCTACGCGTGGGCGTTGGCGGTCCTGGCCCCGGCCCTGTACGTGCTGGCGCAGCTGCGGACCGCTCGCCGGCGTGCGGCGGCCGGTCTCACCGCCCGCCCGGTCGGTGACATCGCGCTGCGGACGGGGGCGCTGGCGGCGCTGACGCTGCCGCTGGCCTACACGCTGAACCAGGACCGCGGTCTGCCCCTGCCGCTGGTCGTTCTGGTCGGTGTCGTCGTCCTCACGGACTTCGTGCTGCGGCGTACCGCGTACGGGCGGCAGGTTTTCGCGGTCGGTGGTGGTGTGGAGGCGGCTCGTCGTGCGGGTATCAACGTCGCGTGGGTGCGGATCTCGGTCTACATGATCTCCGCGGCGCTGGCGGGGCTGGGCGGTCTGTTCATCGCCTCGCAGCAGGGTTCGGCCGACAAGATGCTGGGTGGTGGCAACGTGCTGATGAGCGCGATCGCCGCGGCCGTGATCGGCGGCACGAGCCTGTTCGGTGGGCGCGGCAAGACGTGGTCGGCGCTGCTGGGCATTCTGGTGATCCAGTCGATCACCACCGGTCTGGACATGGTGCATGCCGCGCAGGCCATCCAGTACATGATCACCGGCGCTGTGCTGCTGGCCGCGGTCGTCCTCGACTCGGTCTCGCGCCGCACCCGCGCCAGCGCCGCCCGCACCTGA
- a CDS encoding ATP-binding cassette domain-containing protein, translating into MTGAPVLQLRAVSKRFGAVQALTDVDLTVHAGEVVALVGDNGAGKSTLVKTIAGVHPIDEGTITWHGDPVRLTRPQDAQTLGIATVYQDLALCDNLDVVANLFLGREKRSRGLLDETAMEQRARELLDTLSIRIPSVRIPVAALSGGQRQVVAIARALVGDPSIVILDEPTAALGVEQTAQVLDLVERLRARGLGVILISHNMADVRAVADTVAVLRLGRNNGVFSVADTTQEQIISAITGATDNAVTRRQARLTEEEDAA; encoded by the coding sequence GTGACAGGCGCACCCGTCCTGCAGCTGCGCGCGGTCTCCAAGCGCTTCGGTGCCGTTCAGGCTCTCACCGATGTGGATCTCACGGTCCACGCGGGTGAGGTCGTTGCCCTGGTGGGTGACAACGGTGCCGGGAAGTCCACTCTCGTCAAGACGATCGCGGGTGTTCACCCGATCGACGAGGGCACCATCACCTGGCACGGTGACCCGGTGCGTCTGACGCGTCCTCAGGACGCGCAGACGCTCGGTATCGCCACCGTGTATCAGGATCTCGCCCTGTGTGACAACCTCGATGTGGTCGCCAATCTGTTCCTCGGCCGTGAGAAGCGGTCGCGGGGTCTGCTGGACGAGACGGCGATGGAGCAGCGCGCTCGTGAGCTCCTGGACACCCTGTCGATCCGGATTCCGAGTGTGAGGATCCCGGTGGCGGCGCTGTCCGGTGGGCAGCGTCAGGTGGTGGCGATCGCGCGGGCGCTGGTGGGCGACCCGTCGATCGTCATCCTCGACGAGCCGACCGCGGCGCTGGGTGTCGAGCAGACCGCTCAGGTCCTCGATCTCGTGGAGCGGCTGCGGGCCCGGGGGTTGGGGGTCATTCTCATCAGTCACAACATGGCCGACGTGCGGGCGGTGGCCGATACGGTCGCCGTGCTGCGTCTGGGCCGTAACAACGGTGTGTTCTCCGTTGCCGACACCACTCAGGAACAGATCATTTCCGCGATCACCGGTGCGACTGACAATGCTGTCACCCGTCGCCAGGCCCGCCTCACCGAGGAGGAGGACGCCGCATGA
- a CDS encoding sugar ABC transporter substrate-binding protein: protein MNASMRRAVIAVTGVSLALSMAACGKAGGDKAGAAASGDSKSIGLLLPENASSTRYESFDRPFIEAKVKALCADCNVLYNNAEGSAAKQKQQFDTLIAQGVKVIVLDAFDAKSTQSWVQEAAAKGVKVVSYDRLATGPVAAYVSFDNEKVGELQGQALVDALGAQAADANIVMINGDEADPNAGQFKAGAHKVLDAKVKKVVYEQSGEWKPTVAGQKIGAAVTQLGKTGFQAVYSANDGMAGAIITQLQAAGIKVPVGGQDAGLDAIQRIVNGDQAYTIYKAYRPLADSAAELAVDLLQGKDVKSVASASVDSATDKGIAAKLLEPKVVTKANINDTVVADGLYKAADICTADYAAACAGAGLK from the coding sequence ATGAACGCTTCGATGCGTCGTGCTGTTATCGCCGTTACGGGTGTTTCGCTGGCGTTGTCCATGGCCGCGTGTGGTAAGGCGGGGGGTGACAAGGCGGGTGCGGCGGCTTCGGGGGACAGTAAGTCGATTGGTCTGCTGCTGCCGGAGAACGCCTCGTCGACGCGGTATGAGTCGTTCGACCGGCCGTTCATCGAGGCGAAGGTGAAGGCGCTGTGTGCGGACTGCAACGTGTTGTACAACAACGCGGAGGGTAGTGCCGCGAAGCAGAAGCAGCAGTTCGACACTCTGATCGCGCAGGGTGTGAAGGTGATCGTGCTGGATGCCTTCGATGCGAAGTCGACGCAGAGCTGGGTGCAGGAGGCGGCGGCGAAGGGTGTGAAGGTGGTCTCCTATGACCGTCTGGCCACCGGTCCGGTCGCGGCCTACGTGTCGTTCGACAACGAGAAGGTCGGCGAGCTGCAGGGTCAGGCGCTGGTGGACGCGCTGGGCGCGCAGGCCGCGGACGCGAACATCGTCATGATCAACGGTGATGAGGCGGACCCGAACGCGGGGCAGTTCAAGGCGGGGGCGCACAAGGTCCTCGACGCGAAGGTGAAGAAGGTCGTCTACGAGCAGTCGGGTGAGTGGAAGCCGACGGTCGCGGGTCAGAAGATCGGGGCTGCGGTCACCCAGCTCGGTAAGACGGGTTTCCAGGCGGTGTACTCGGCGAACGACGGTATGGCGGGTGCGATCATCACGCAGCTGCAGGCCGCGGGGATCAAGGTTCCGGTCGGTGGGCAGGACGCGGGTCTGGACGCGATCCAGCGGATCGTGAACGGTGACCAGGCGTACACGATTTACAAGGCGTACCGGCCGCTGGCGGACAGTGCCGCGGAGCTGGCGGTGGATCTGCTGCAGGGCAAGGACGTGAAGTCGGTCGCCTCGGCGAGTGTGGACAGTGCCACCGACAAGGGTATTGCGGCCAAGCTCCTGGAGCCGAAGGTCGTGACGAAGGCGAACATCAACGACACTGTCGTCGCCGACGGCCTGTACAAGGCGGCGGACATCTGCACGGCCGACTACGCGGCCGCGTGTGCCGGTGCGGGTCTCAAGTAG
- the ypfJ gene encoding KPN_02809 family neutral zinc metallopeptidase, whose translation MQFDEQADLDTSQVEDRRGIPGGNLAIGGGAVGLIVVLVAVLLGVDPKLLGLSSGGGTSSSSSGVHTAGEVQSACKTGADANKRQDCRIVAVTNSLQEFWRAELPKRSIAYKPADTVLFTGRVNTACGLATSAVGPFYCSGDLKAYFDLGFFDELSTRSGAKGGPFAESYVVAHEFGHHVQTLTGAMQKVGGDRQGAASASVRLELQADCYAGVWAHHATTTPQPSTGRPLIASITDQDIAQGLDAASAVGDDRIQKQATGKINPEAWTHGSSEQRKAWFTTGYRTGDMAQCDTFSATRL comes from the coding sequence ATGCAGTTCGACGAGCAGGCCGATCTCGACACCTCACAGGTGGAGGACCGGCGTGGGATCCCGGGCGGGAATCTCGCCATCGGCGGCGGGGCGGTGGGCCTGATCGTGGTGCTGGTCGCCGTCCTGCTGGGCGTGGACCCCAAGCTGCTGGGCCTGTCCTCCGGTGGTGGCACCAGTTCCTCCTCCAGCGGCGTGCACACCGCGGGCGAGGTGCAGTCGGCCTGTAAGACCGGCGCGGATGCGAACAAGCGCCAGGACTGCCGGATCGTGGCGGTCACCAACAGCCTGCAGGAGTTCTGGCGTGCCGAACTGCCCAAGCGGAGCATCGCCTACAAGCCCGCGGACACGGTGCTGTTCACCGGCCGGGTCAACACCGCCTGCGGCCTGGCGACCTCCGCGGTGGGCCCGTTCTACTGCTCGGGCGACCTGAAGGCCTACTTCGACCTCGGTTTCTTCGACGAGCTGTCGACCCGCTCCGGCGCCAAGGGCGGCCCGTTCGCCGAGTCCTACGTCGTCGCCCACGAGTTCGGCCACCACGTGCAGACTCTGACCGGCGCGATGCAGAAGGTCGGCGGCGACCGGCAGGGTGCTGCGAGCGCGTCGGTGCGTCTGGAGTTGCAGGCCGATTGCTACGCCGGGGTGTGGGCGCACCATGCCACCACCACCCCGCAGCCGTCCACCGGGCGGCCGCTGATCGCCTCGATCACCGATCAGGACATCGCGCAGGGCCTGGATGCGGCTTCCGCAGTGGGTGACGACCGGATCCAGAAACAGGCCACGGGCAAGATCAACCCCGAGGCGTGGACGCACGGTTCTTCCGAGCAGCGCAAGGCCTGGTTCACCACTGGCTACCGGACCGGTGACATGGCTCAGTGCGACACCTTCTCCGCGACCAGACTCTGA